The following are encoded together in the Arcticibacterium luteifluviistationis genome:
- a CDS encoding DUF4197 domain-containing protein: MKKVFIALLLSSFFLNSCAQGINLGKMAEAVLGSSGGALSSDDIAAGLKEALVKGASVGADLVSKENGYLGNAKIKIPFPEDVQRVETALRKIGLGSEVDKFVLALNHGAEEAAKEAKPIFVSAIKQMTITDALSILKGEQDAATQYLTRTTTPELISLFSPVVEKALSKTGATKNYTDLATTYNQIPFTKKVDPDLVGYATQKAIDGLFIMIAEQEAEIRKDPLARTSDLLKKVFGSNL; this comes from the coding sequence ATGAAAAAAGTATTTATCGCACTTCTATTATCTTCTTTTTTTCTCAACTCTTGTGCTCAGGGCATTAATTTAGGCAAAATGGCTGAGGCAGTTTTGGGCAGCAGTGGAGGTGCATTAAGTAGTGATGACATTGCAGCAGGATTGAAAGAAGCATTGGTAAAAGGTGCCTCAGTAGGAGCAGATTTAGTTTCTAAAGAAAATGGCTACCTAGGAAATGCTAAAATAAAAATTCCTTTTCCAGAAGATGTACAACGTGTAGAAACGGCTTTACGTAAGATTGGATTGGGAAGTGAGGTTGACAAATTTGTACTGGCACTTAATCATGGTGCTGAAGAGGCAGCCAAAGAAGCCAAGCCAATTTTTGTAAGTGCCATTAAACAAATGACCATTACAGATGCTCTTAGTATTTTAAAAGGAGAGCAAGATGCCGCTACACAATATTTGACTAGAACTACTACACCTGAATTAATTAGTTTATTTTCTCCAGTAGTAGAAAAGGCATTGTCAAAAACTGGGGCAACTAAAAACTATACAGACCTAGCAACTACTTATAATCAGATACCTTTTACTAAGAAGGTAGATCCAGATTTAGTAGGATATGCTACGCAAAAAGCCATTGACGGTTTGTTTATTATGATTGCAGAGCAAGAAGCTGAAATAAGAAAAGACCCTTTGGCCAGAACTTCTGACTTATTGAAGAAGGTTTTTGGTAGTAATCTTTAG
- the gldC gene encoding gliding motility protein GldC, producing the protein MNKSEINITVELDDNRIPEKIFWDATENPNEGINETKAICVGVWDQYHKGLLGINLWTKDMPVDEMNHFTVDLIGNLAQMIKDSTNDPKVIELLNNAGKEITKHLEEQAKKEQQQQQQ; encoded by the coding sequence ATGAACAAATCAGAAATTAATATAACCGTAGAGTTAGACGATAATAGAATTCCAGAAAAAATATTTTGGGATGCTACCGAAAACCCGAATGAGGGTATTAATGAGACCAAAGCCATTTGTGTAGGTGTTTGGGACCAATACCATAAAGGTCTTTTAGGTATAAACCTTTGGACCAAAGACATGCCAGTGGATGAAATGAATCATTTTACGGTAGACTTAATAGGTAATTTGGCTCAAATGATAAAAGATAGCACGAATGACCCTAAGGTTATTGAGCTTCTGAATAATGCTGGAAAGGAGATAACAAAACATCTGGAAGAGCAAGCGAAAAAAGAGCAGCAACAGCAGCAACAATAA
- a CDS encoding SDR family NAD(P)-dependent oxidoreductase: MMKTALITGASSGIGKATAKALAKSNIRLILCGRRKEKLEELQHSLSVESTILTFDVKDKDAVLAAIGSLPTSFQKIDILVNNAGNAHGHGSIAEGALADWDAMMDSNVTGLLYVTKAVLPGMVERGSGHVVNLSSVAGKQTYANGAVYCATKKAVEAISEGIRLDHTQDGIKVTNIAPGAVETEFSEVRFKGDKEKAKSVYAGFEPLVAEDIADAIAYAVSVPDHVTIADMTIYAKAQAAPTTIYRK, encoded by the coding sequence ATCATGAAAACCGCCTTAATTACAGGAGCCTCTTCGGGCATAGGAAAAGCGACCGCCAAAGCACTAGCTAAATCAAATATTCGTCTGATTCTTTGTGGAAGAAGAAAAGAGAAACTGGAAGAACTTCAGCATTCTTTATCGGTAGAAAGCACCATTTTAACATTTGATGTCAAAGACAAAGACGCTGTATTAGCGGCAATTGGTTCTTTACCTACCAGTTTTCAAAAGATTGATATATTGGTTAATAATGCTGGAAATGCTCATGGTCATGGCTCCATAGCAGAAGGAGCACTGGCAGACTGGGATGCAATGATGGATAGCAATGTGACGGGTCTTTTATATGTGACTAAAGCTGTTTTGCCAGGTATGGTAGAAAGAGGTAGCGGACATGTGGTAAACCTGAGTTCGGTAGCTGGAAAGCAAACTTATGCCAATGGAGCCGTTTACTGTGCTACCAAAAAAGCAGTGGAAGCCATTTCAGAAGGAATACGTCTTGACCATACTCAGGACGGGATTAAAGTAACAAACATTGCCCCAGGAGCGGTAGAAACCGAGTTTTCTGAGGTTCGTTTTAAAGGTGATAAAGAAAAAGCGAAGAGTGTTTATGCGGGTTTTGAGCCCTTAGTGGCAGAAGACATTGCAGATGCGATAGCCTATGCGGTTTCTGTACCAGACCACGTTACCATAGCCGATATGACTATTTACGCTAAAGCTCAAGCTGCACCTACTACAATTTATAGGAAGTAA
- a CDS encoding MBOAT family O-acyltransferase — translation MVFNSFAFLIFFPLVTLLYFWLPHKYRWWLLLASSCFFYAWFKLSYLFILVFTIIVDYFAGLWIEREEGKKRKWALIISIIANVGVLAVFKYANFMIGSVNAVLFRVGQETFDLWEILLPIGLSFHTFQAMSYTIEVYRGRVPAEHNIFRYALYVMFYPQLVAGPIERPQNVIYQFYEEHKFDFQRVVSGLRLMLWGMFKKVVIADRLAVFVDLVYDNPHEYTGMPIIIATVFFGIQIFCDFSGYTDIGLGAARVMGFDLMKNFDRPYFSKSISEFWRRWHISLSSWFKDYVYIPLGGNRVSSFRKYFNLFFIFMISGLWHGASWNFVIWGSLHGVYQIVGRFTGEFQKKVIGLLNNQTLEKMIHAGIVFFLVSIAWVFFRARQFGDSIYLLKNMAAKSSHSLTEIVGLIGQQNLIVAVLAVALMERVHWMQRKVNIAEWFDAKPKWQRWSSYYLILGAIVFFAVYSNTQFIYFQF, via the coding sequence ATGGTTTTTAACTCCTTCGCTTTTCTTATTTTCTTTCCATTAGTAACATTGCTTTACTTTTGGTTACCTCATAAATATAGGTGGTGGTTACTTTTGGCTTCCAGTTGCTTCTTTTATGCATGGTTTAAATTATCTTACCTATTTATATTAGTCTTCACCATAATAGTGGACTATTTCGCTGGTTTATGGATAGAACGAGAAGAAGGTAAAAAGCGAAAATGGGCCTTAATTATTTCCATTATCGCAAATGTGGGAGTACTTGCCGTTTTCAAATACGCCAATTTTATGATTGGTTCGGTCAATGCCGTACTGTTTAGAGTAGGTCAAGAAACCTTTGACCTTTGGGAAATTTTACTTCCAATTGGACTTAGCTTTCACACTTTTCAGGCCATGAGTTATACCATTGAGGTGTACCGTGGCAGAGTACCGGCAGAACATAATATCTTCAGATACGCCTTGTATGTGATGTTTTATCCACAGCTTGTGGCAGGACCTATCGAGCGTCCGCAAAATGTCATTTACCAGTTTTACGAAGAGCATAAATTTGATTTCCAACGGGTAGTAAGTGGACTTAGGCTCATGCTGTGGGGTATGTTCAAAAAAGTGGTGATAGCAGACAGGCTTGCCGTTTTTGTGGATTTGGTCTATGACAACCCGCACGAGTATACAGGTATGCCTATTATTATAGCCACGGTCTTTTTTGGTATTCAGATATTCTGTGATTTCTCTGGATATACAGACATAGGTTTAGGTGCCGCCAGAGTCATGGGTTTTGACCTCATGAAAAACTTTGACAGGCCATACTTTTCAAAGAGCATTTCTGAATTTTGGCGAAGATGGCACATCTCGCTTTCCTCTTGGTTTAAAGACTACGTGTACATTCCTTTAGGAGGAAACAGGGTTTCTAGCTTCCGAAAGTACTTTAATCTTTTCTTCATATTTATGATTAGTGGGCTTTGGCATGGAGCCAGTTGGAATTTCGTAATCTGGGGCTCTTTACATGGCGTTTATCAAATAGTTGGCAGATTTACAGGAGAGTTTCAAAAGAAGGTAATTGGTCTTTTAAACAATCAAACCCTCGAAAAAATGATACACGCAGGTATTGTGTTTTTCTTGGTGAGTATAGCTTGGGTCTTTTTTAGAGCCCGTCAGTTTGGCGACTCTATTTACCTCTTGAAAAACATGGCTGCCAAATCAAGTCATTCCTTAACAGAAATAGTTGGTCTTATTGGTCAGCAAAACCTCATAGTGGCGGTATTGGCGGTGGCCCTTATGGAAAGAGTTCATTGGATGCAAAGAAAGGTTAACATTGCAGAATGGTTTGATGCCAAACCAAAATGGCAAAGATGGAGCAGCTATTACCTCATACTAGGTGCCATCGTGTTTTTCGCGGTTTATTCTAACACACAGTTTATTTACTTTCAATTCTAA
- a CDS encoding DsrE family protein, with protein sequence MKKVIVLALIFFTSIGVQAQDKHKIVIQLATGNEKEQRSLTRQLNNVLNYWPEAEIEVVVHSGALSFMMKEKSVAKEAILKSMERGVVFAVCQNTMKGNNVTEKEIIPGAIFVPNGVAEIVLKQENGFSYLKAGY encoded by the coding sequence ATGAAAAAAGTAATCGTTCTTGCCCTTATCTTCTTTACATCTATCGGAGTCCAAGCTCAGGATAAGCACAAAATAGTAATACAATTGGCCACAGGAAATGAGAAAGAACAACGCTCCCTTACCAGGCAATTAAATAATGTACTGAACTACTGGCCTGAGGCAGAAATTGAGGTTGTGGTTCATAGTGGGGCTTTATCGTTCATGATGAAAGAAAAGAGTGTTGCCAAAGAAGCCATACTGAAAAGTATGGAACGTGGGGTAGTTTTTGCAGTTTGTCAAAATACCATGAAGGGTAATAATGTGACTGAAAAAGAGATTATTCCAGGTGCCATTTTTGTACCCAATGGTGTAGCCGAAATAGTACTAAAACAAGAAAACGGCTTCTCCTATCTAAAAGCTGGATATTAG
- a CDS encoding dihydrolipoamide acetyltransferase family protein — protein MAEIKMNLPSMGESIFECTILNWLVKEGDTVAVDDMVLEVATDKIDTEIGSSHAGKIVKFLIKPGEVAAIGKPYCIIESDGEAIHEETAAEELEENISEIEAQISKPKGKTASDKFFSPLVLSIAKKEGISKSALGQIDGSGMHGRVTKDDILAYVKKGNKGNTFKLQKEEFTAGEDTVIEMDRLRMMISDRMISSKRTAAHVASFHETDMTPIVRWRENNKDAFFKKYGEKITFTPILIEAVAKAIRHFPMINIQVDVPRIIKKGDINIGMAVALPDGNLIVPVIHHADQYDLADLAKKVNDLASRARNNKLRPDELMGGTYTISNIGMFGNLAGTPIIMQPQVAIMAFGKIAKRASVIETPEGDTIGIRQKMVISHSYDHRVVDGSLGGLFVKQVSDNLEHFDTHRVI, from the coding sequence ATGGCAGAAATAAAAATGAATTTGCCTTCAATGGGCGAAAGTATCTTCGAATGTACTATCCTTAATTGGTTGGTAAAAGAAGGAGATACCGTGGCGGTGGACGATATGGTTTTGGAAGTAGCTACTGACAAAATTGACACCGAAATAGGTTCTTCACACGCAGGTAAAATTGTCAAGTTTTTGATTAAACCCGGCGAAGTAGCAGCTATAGGGAAACCATATTGCATTATTGAAAGTGATGGTGAAGCTATTCATGAAGAAACAGCAGCCGAAGAACTGGAAGAGAATATTTCAGAAATAGAAGCACAAATATCGAAGCCTAAAGGAAAAACCGCTTCTGATAAGTTCTTTTCCCCATTGGTGTTAAGCATTGCAAAAAAAGAAGGCATCAGTAAAAGTGCCCTAGGGCAAATAGACGGCTCAGGAATGCATGGGAGAGTTACCAAAGATGATATACTGGCCTACGTCAAAAAAGGTAATAAAGGCAACACCTTTAAACTTCAAAAAGAAGAATTTACTGCTGGAGAAGATACTGTAATAGAGATGGACAGGCTTAGAATGATGATTTCTGACCGAATGATTAGTTCTAAAAGAACAGCCGCCCATGTAGCTTCTTTTCATGAAACTGACATGACTCCAATAGTAAGATGGCGTGAAAATAACAAAGACGCTTTCTTTAAAAAGTATGGCGAAAAAATCACCTTCACTCCTATTCTGATTGAAGCGGTAGCTAAAGCTATAAGACACTTCCCAATGATAAATATTCAGGTGGATGTACCTAGAATCATTAAAAAAGGAGATATCAATATTGGAATGGCCGTGGCACTGCCAGATGGCAACCTTATAGTGCCCGTAATTCATCATGCAGACCAATACGATTTAGCCGACCTAGCCAAAAAAGTAAATGATTTAGCTTCAAGAGCCAGAAACAACAAATTAAGACCTGATGAACTTATGGGTGGTACTTACACCATTAGTAACATTGGTATGTTTGGTAATTTGGCGGGTACACCTATCATTATGCAGCCTCAGGTAGCTATAATGGCCTTTGGCAAAATAGCTAAAAGAGCATCTGTAATAGAAACCCCAGAAGGTGACACCATTGGAATCCGTCAGAAAATGGTCATCTCTCACTCTTATGACCACAGAGTAGTCGATGGCTCTTTGGGTGGTTTATTTGTAAAGCAGGTTTCTGATAATCTAGAACACTTTGACACCCACAGAGTAATTTAA
- a CDS encoding sugar phosphate isomerase/epimerase family protein → MKRRTFLASVPAVAVVNKFQFENKGQSFSCSSYNWRTFFKREGKVWREDMAFDISQFAKSGFKHIEYSFTSSDEVRNLIPVLKSHNIKMPSIYVNSILHVEGETEKSINSILEIAKAAKKYGTKIIVTNPNPIDWNKELFKSDEELKHQVKALDRLGSELRKMGIKLAYHTHSTEMLAGAKEIHHMLQNTSPENVSFCFDLHWIFRGSHDSEIAVFDILKIYSNRIAELHIRQSENGVWKEAFTAQGDIDYNRVAAFLKEHNMNPHIVLEQSIENGSTEDYNAISAHQEGLAALKSCFM, encoded by the coding sequence ATGAAAAGAAGGACATTCTTGGCCTCAGTACCTGCTGTGGCTGTGGTAAATAAGTTTCAATTTGAAAATAAAGGACAATCATTTTCATGCAGTTCATATAATTGGAGAACCTTTTTTAAAAGAGAAGGTAAAGTTTGGCGAGAAGACATGGCTTTTGATATTAGCCAATTCGCTAAATCGGGCTTTAAGCATATTGAATACAGTTTTACCAGTTCAGATGAGGTGAGAAATCTAATACCTGTATTGAAAAGTCATAACATAAAAATGCCTTCTATTTATGTGAATAGTATTTTACATGTGGAAGGGGAAACCGAGAAATCAATTAATTCGATTTTAGAAATTGCGAAAGCAGCTAAGAAATATGGGACTAAAATAATAGTGACTAATCCAAATCCTATTGATTGGAATAAGGAATTGTTTAAATCTGACGAAGAGTTAAAGCATCAGGTGAAGGCTTTGGATAGGTTAGGATCTGAATTGAGAAAAATGGGTATAAAGCTGGCTTATCATACGCATAGCACTGAAATGCTGGCAGGAGCAAAAGAAATTCATCACATGCTTCAAAATACTTCTCCAGAAAATGTCAGTTTTTGTTTTGACCTACACTGGATATTCAGAGGTTCGCATGATTCTGAAATTGCTGTTTTTGATATTTTGAAAATATATAGTAATAGAATTGCAGAGCTACACATTCGTCAGTCTGAAAATGGTGTATGGAAAGAGGCTTTTACTGCTCAGGGTGATATAGATTATAATAGAGTGGCGGCCTTTTTAAAAGAGCATAATATGAATCCTCATATTGTTTTAGAGCAAAGCATTGAAAATGGTAGTACAGAAGACTATAATGCTATTTCTGCTCATCAAGAAGGGCTAGCAGCACTTAAAAGTTGTTTTATGTAG
- a CDS encoding competence/damage-inducible protein A, whose protein sequence is MKHINAEVITIGDEILYGQITDTNSQWISAELDKIGVKTIRKTSIGDDKKEILDILTEAQKRADILIFTGGLGPTKDDITKKTIAEFFNDTLEINQDALENVRELFESRGFELTEINRQQAAIPTKATYLNNAVGTAPGMWFDENGKIIISMPGVPFEMKYLMENEVLPRLRKHFKTPFIIHKIIRTIGIGESFLASKIESWEDALPPHIKLAYLPSLGQVKLRLTGFGDDKEKLKAEIEAEAEKVYPTLGQNLFSKDNEELELVLADLLLKENATLATAESCTGGYLAHTITANPGSSAYYLGSVISYSNEAKMNLLGVKKETLDAHGAVSEETVIQMAEGAKKALNSTYALATSGIAGPGGGTEEKPVGTIWLACAGPDKTVTKKILSTKTRLVNIQYGSKSALGLLRKMILKEI, encoded by the coding sequence ATGAAGCATATCAATGCTGAAGTAATTACCATTGGAGATGAAATTTTATACGGTCAAATTACAGATACCAATAGCCAATGGATAAGTGCCGAATTAGACAAAATTGGGGTAAAAACCATTCGTAAAACCAGTATTGGTGACGATAAAAAAGAAATCCTTGATATTCTCACCGAAGCTCAAAAAAGAGCAGACATCTTAATATTCACAGGTGGCTTAGGCCCCACCAAAGATGATATCACAAAGAAAACCATCGCTGAGTTTTTTAATGACACCTTAGAAATAAATCAAGATGCTCTAGAAAATGTTAGAGAGCTTTTTGAAAGTAGGGGTTTTGAACTAACTGAAATCAATAGGCAGCAAGCCGCTATTCCTACCAAAGCGACGTATTTAAATAACGCAGTAGGAACCGCTCCTGGAATGTGGTTTGATGAAAATGGCAAGATTATAATATCTATGCCTGGTGTACCTTTTGAAATGAAATACTTGATGGAAAATGAAGTATTGCCACGATTAAGAAAGCATTTCAAAACACCTTTCATTATTCATAAAATAATTAGAACGATAGGCATAGGCGAATCATTTTTAGCAAGCAAGATAGAAAGTTGGGAAGATGCTTTACCGCCACATATCAAACTTGCTTATTTACCAAGTTTAGGTCAGGTTAAATTAAGATTGACTGGCTTTGGCGATGATAAAGAAAAACTAAAAGCGGAGATTGAAGCGGAAGCTGAAAAAGTATACCCTACATTAGGTCAAAACCTATTCAGTAAGGATAATGAGGAATTAGAATTAGTTTTGGCTGATTTACTCCTGAAAGAAAATGCAACTTTGGCCACGGCCGAAAGCTGTACCGGAGGATATTTAGCACATACCATTACCGCAAATCCAGGCAGTTCGGCATATTATTTGGGTTCTGTTATTTCTTATTCCAATGAAGCCAAGATGAATTTACTTGGTGTTAAGAAAGAAACATTAGATGCTCATGGAGCAGTTTCTGAAGAAACGGTGATTCAAATGGCAGAAGGAGCTAAAAAAGCCTTAAATAGCACGTATGCTTTAGCCACTAGTGGTATAGCAGGACCTGGAGGCGGTACAGAAGAAAAACCAGTAGGCACCATTTGGTTAGCATGTGCAGGACCAGATAAAACGGTGACAAAAAAGATATTGTCTACAAAGACACGTTTAGTAAATATTCAATACGGCAGCAAGTCGGCTTTGGGTTTACTTAGAAAAATGATTTTAAAGGAAATTTGA
- a CDS encoding c-type cytochrome, protein MKQDEKLFKEARITLTILKLLLLLLVGLFPISKFYIFISENWPEKIENLENIPPYEPIKKLASAPSSKRMHRADNEELIKYGEELIRNTAYYIGFKGTEKQITNGLNCQNCHLDGGQKPWGNNYLSVAANYPQIRKRSGKETDVYGRINGCLQRSLNGLPMDSTEKEMKAMAAYILWLGQDVTKGKKAAGSKVYPIEFLDRAADPIAGKSIYESKCTSCHQSNGKGFLAADGRSFVYPPLWGSLSYNDGAGLYRLSKFAGYVKMNMPFGVSHENPQLTDEEAWDLAAYVDSMPRPEKDKTNDWPNLADKPIDHPFGPFADPFSENQHKYGPFKPIKYWYENQKTIQ, encoded by the coding sequence TTGAAACAAGACGAAAAATTATTCAAGGAGGCTAGAATAACCCTCACTATTCTCAAGCTCTTATTGTTGCTTTTAGTAGGACTTTTTCCTATTTCAAAATTCTACATATTCATTTCAGAAAACTGGCCAGAAAAAATAGAAAATTTGGAGAACATACCTCCTTACGAACCTATAAAGAAATTGGCTTCTGCCCCCTCATCAAAGAGAATGCACAGAGCAGACAATGAAGAATTGATAAAGTATGGCGAAGAGCTAATTAGGAATACCGCTTATTATATTGGATTTAAGGGAACAGAAAAGCAGATTACAAATGGGCTAAATTGCCAAAACTGCCATTTAGACGGAGGACAAAAACCATGGGGAAACAACTACCTATCTGTAGCAGCCAACTACCCACAAATCAGAAAGCGTTCTGGTAAAGAAACCGACGTTTATGGTAGAATTAATGGATGCCTTCAGCGAAGTTTGAACGGTTTACCAATGGACAGCACAGAAAAAGAAATGAAAGCTATGGCAGCGTATATATTATGGCTTGGCCAAGATGTTACAAAAGGGAAAAAGGCTGCCGGTTCCAAAGTCTATCCAATTGAGTTTTTAGACAGAGCTGCAGACCCAATTGCTGGAAAATCAATTTATGAAAGTAAATGTACCAGCTGCCACCAAAGTAATGGAAAAGGTTTTTTAGCTGCTGATGGTAGAAGCTTCGTATACCCTCCACTGTGGGGTTCACTTTCATATAATGACGGAGCTGGACTATATAGGTTATCCAAATTTGCAGGCTATGTAAAAATGAATATGCCCTTTGGTGTTAGTCACGAAAATCCACAGTTGACCGACGAGGAAGCTTGGGATTTAGCTGCTTATGTAGACTCCATGCCTAGGCCTGAAAAAGACAAAACTAACGATTGGCCAAATTTAGCCGACAAGCCTATAGACCATCCTTTCGGCCCTTTTGCTGACCCTTTTTCTGAAAATCAGCATAAATATGGCCCATTTAAACCCATCAAATACTGGTACGAAAATCAAAAAACAATACAATGA
- a CDS encoding 6-bladed beta-propeller, whose translation MNMTYLSRRNALKLTGTALLGLGATNISFGKEDEILIGHGDFKYKVNMGWGMLDAGKNPVNDCHEMVEDSSGRLFMLTNETKNNVLIYSKNGKLLDSWGHTYPGAHGLTIAGEGSDQFLLICDNNRHQVIKTDLKGNEIFKIEYPKETGEYEYPTQFVPTETAVDSQTGEIYVVDGYGLNFVTVYDQNGKYLRHWGGRGEGNYQYKCNHGVMIDERKGRERSLVITSRQENCWKRYTMDGKFIERIEMPGSFICRPVQRGENLYGAVFRSGLESNENSGYVQIIDKNNKVVSTPGGSKPVYQNGKLNAQKKEDPANVFMHPHDVYVDSDENIYIAQWASKKTYPIKLERV comes from the coding sequence ATGAATATGACATACCTCAGCAGAAGAAACGCCTTAAAACTTACAGGAACTGCCCTACTTGGTTTAGGTGCTACCAATATTAGTTTTGGAAAAGAAGATGAAATTTTAATTGGCCATGGCGACTTTAAATACAAAGTCAACATGGGTTGGGGAATGCTAGACGCTGGAAAAAATCCTGTAAACGACTGCCACGAAATGGTAGAAGATAGCTCAGGAAGGCTATTCATGCTTACAAATGAGACCAAAAACAATGTTTTAATTTATAGTAAAAATGGTAAGCTTCTAGACTCTTGGGGACACACTTACCCTGGTGCTCACGGATTAACAATAGCTGGTGAAGGCTCAGACCAATTCTTACTTATTTGCGATAATAACCGCCATCAAGTCATCAAAACAGACTTAAAAGGAAATGAAATTTTCAAAATAGAATACCCTAAAGAAACTGGCGAGTATGAGTATCCAACCCAATTTGTACCTACTGAAACAGCTGTTGATAGCCAAACTGGTGAAATATATGTGGTAGATGGTTACGGATTAAACTTTGTGACAGTCTACGACCAAAACGGCAAATACCTAAGACACTGGGGAGGAAGAGGTGAAGGAAACTATCAATACAAGTGTAACCACGGTGTAATGATAGACGAAAGAAAAGGTAGAGAAAGAAGTCTAGTTATAACCTCACGTCAAGAGAACTGCTGGAAAAGATACACCATGGATGGCAAGTTTATAGAAAGAATAGAAATGCCGGGTAGTTTTATATGCAGACCCGTGCAGCGAGGAGAAAACCTTTACGGTGCAGTATTCCGTTCGGGATTAGAATCGAACGAAAACTCTGGATATGTACAAATTATTGACAAAAATAATAAAGTAGTAAGTACACCAGGAGGAAGTAAACCCGTCTACCAAAACGGTAAACTAAATGCTCAGAAAAAAGAAGACCCTGCCAATGTGTTCATGCATCCGCATGATGTCTATGTAGATTCTGATGAGAATATTTATATAGCACAATGGGCTTCTAAGAAGACCTATCCTATAAAATTGGAAAGGGTTTAG